Proteins encoded together in one Aminobacter aminovorans window:
- a CDS encoding acetyl-CoA hydrolase/transferase family protein, whose amino-acid sequence MIRPAFAHLLQPSDMLMWSQGAAEPIDLIREALGALPDLGGLAVFLAGSYARLVGPDADPRLRIHGLGAVGSNRDLCAAGRMQVHPVNLSQLPDLLIRGAIPVSVVLMQLGPGGGSGVASPGAVQSFSRYALPRARLAVAEVNAAAPRTLTRHPPDLSRFDHLLYCDRPLIEVPQATPGVIDHSIATHAAELIRDGDTLQIGIGTVPSAILTALSSHRHLGLHSGVIGDAVLPLIRDGVIDNSRKSRDTGLTVTGGLAGSAALYRFADGNRDLLVEPVHYTHSLVTLAGLENLVAVNSAIEVDLTGQVGSEIAGTRYLGTIGGQVDFVRGAMAAEGGRSLICLPSRTPKGRARIVPKLSSSVVTVPRAEADFVVTEWGSAALRGLSVRGRARGMVAIAHPEDRENLERAAAELPG is encoded by the coding sequence ATGATCAGGCCAGCTTTTGCTCACCTTCTGCAACCCTCTGACATGCTGATGTGGTCGCAAGGCGCAGCCGAGCCCATCGACCTGATCCGCGAAGCACTGGGGGCCCTACCTGATTTGGGCGGTCTGGCTGTCTTTCTGGCAGGCAGCTATGCGCGCCTGGTCGGCCCTGATGCCGACCCTCGCCTGCGCATCCATGGCTTGGGCGCGGTCGGTTCCAATCGCGACCTATGCGCCGCGGGGAGAATGCAGGTGCACCCCGTGAACCTCTCGCAGTTGCCGGACCTTCTGATCCGGGGTGCGATTCCTGTATCGGTCGTGCTTATGCAACTCGGCCCTGGGGGCGGCTCAGGCGTCGCTTCCCCTGGAGCCGTCCAGTCTTTTTCGCGCTATGCCCTTCCTCGCGCCCGGCTGGCCGTGGCAGAGGTAAATGCCGCCGCTCCCCGCACCCTCACCCGCCACCCTCCAGATCTGTCGCGCTTCGATCATCTCCTGTATTGTGATCGACCATTGATCGAAGTGCCACAGGCCACTCCGGGCGTGATAGACCACAGCATCGCAACACATGCCGCGGAGCTGATCCGCGACGGGGACACGCTGCAGATAGGAATTGGCACTGTGCCTTCTGCAATCCTGACTGCACTGTCGAGCCACCGCCATCTGGGCCTGCATTCGGGCGTCATAGGTGACGCCGTCCTGCCGCTGATCCGCGATGGCGTGATCGATAATTCGCGCAAATCGCGCGACACGGGGCTGACCGTGACCGGCGGGCTGGCCGGCAGCGCCGCGCTCTACCGTTTCGCTGACGGCAACCGCGACCTGCTGGTCGAGCCGGTGCACTATACCCATTCATTGGTCACGCTGGCAGGATTGGAGAACCTGGTCGCCGTGAATTCGGCTATCGAGGTGGATCTTACAGGCCAGGTGGGCTCGGAGATCGCCGGGACCCGCTATCTTGGTACCATCGGCGGACAAGTCGATTTCGTCCGCGGCGCCATGGCCGCTGAAGGAGGGCGGTCACTGATCTGCTTGCCAAGTCGCACGCCGAAGGGGCGAGCGCGGATCGTGCCGAAGCTGTCCTCGAGCGTGGTGACCGTGCCTCGGGCCGAGGCCGACTTCGTGGTCACCGAGTGGGGCAGCGCGGCCCTTCGCGGCCTGTCCGTACGTGGGCGCGCGCGCGGGATGGTGGCCATCGCCCATCCCGAAGACCGCGAGAATCTGGAACGTGCAGCGGCCGAGTTGCCGGGTTGA